One genomic segment of Pandoraea thiooxydans includes these proteins:
- the lptE gene encoding LPS assembly lipoprotein LptE, which yields MRRRGFCVMALTLLLGACGFQLRGTSEFPFSTIYIQTPNQQMTVGLTRYIRYGSNATVVDSPAQADVQLQVLNIATGSTPIGINPQGQPGEYDLTTVTTFQLVDVHGKVLIPPTRISLSRSLPYNVSLAQAFASESVLLQNDMIKDTVEQIIRRLEAVKSR from the coding sequence ATGAGGCGTCGTGGATTCTGCGTGATGGCATTGACGCTGCTGCTTGGCGCTTGCGGCTTCCAGCTGCGCGGCACCAGTGAGTTTCCGTTCAGCACCATCTACATTCAGACACCCAACCAGCAAATGACGGTTGGGCTGACACGCTACATTCGTTACGGCAGCAACGCGACAGTAGTGGACAGCCCGGCGCAGGCCGATGTCCAACTGCAGGTGCTGAATATCGCCACCGGCAGCACGCCGATCGGCATCAACCCGCAAGGGCAGCCGGGCGAATACGATCTCACCACGGTGACGACCTTTCAACTGGTCGACGTGCACGGCAAGGTGCTGATCCCGCCGACCCGTATCAGCCTGTCGCGCAGCCTGCCATATAACGTTTCGTTGGCGCAGGCATTCGCTTCCGAGTCGGTGCTGCTGCAAAACGACATGATCAAGGACACGGTCGAGCAGATCATCCGCCGGCTCGAAGCCGTCAAGTCGCGCTGA